Proteins from a genomic interval of Streptomyces fodineus:
- a CDS encoding glycosyltransferase family 2 protein — MTTPDVTVTVIVYNDAARLPRAVASLRAQTHANIEIIISDDHSTDDTPTVARRLEAQDDRIRYLRLPENSGGCSAPRNRAVEIARAPYLMFLDSDDELPPRAVELLLAAHREREVDFTMGAVRRVRVDNGRRTTWMPHLVAERRTVEGIEADPRLLFEHLSTSKMYARAFLDRHELRFPEGIHYEDQLFSAQAYCLATAFTIIPDPVYVWYIDPFAAAASASISNQRHKVTNVRDRVHVQRLIDDFLVESGHAGLREDKDFKFLKHDFRMYAGDLPYRDEEWLSAFADIMNPYLETLSEGAYARLPRPERVVLELLREGRLEEVGLAARGLGHGVAPRQITADTSGVPYWGDSVPSTDRARRELNVSDLELDTRPFPSAQFRHEITELTPGAGASVTLAIRTYDPGLRLPVGPQRASLIVSPGNRRMTVPFRLDPVGPGVFEGEVRLDLAEAPLPLQGFAGVRHPLVRLQQQGLSNSGILLAPLSFPTLTARIEYRSGATPHELTIEPEGRNPGRLQLRWRPVGVTARVIRPLVQRVARPKVRKAAKLLSSVLR, encoded by the coding sequence ATGACGACCCCCGACGTGACGGTGACGGTCATCGTCTACAACGACGCCGCCCGCCTGCCCCGAGCGGTCGCCTCGCTGCGCGCGCAGACGCACGCGAACATCGAGATCATCATCAGCGACGACCACTCCACGGACGACACGCCCACGGTGGCGCGCCGGCTGGAGGCGCAGGACGACCGCATCCGCTACCTCCGGCTGCCGGAGAACAGCGGCGGCTGCAGCGCCCCGCGCAACCGGGCCGTCGAGATCGCCCGGGCGCCGTATCTGATGTTCCTCGACAGCGACGACGAACTCCCGCCCCGCGCGGTCGAGTTGCTGCTCGCCGCGCACCGCGAGCGCGAGGTGGACTTCACCATGGGCGCGGTACGGCGGGTCCGGGTCGACAACGGCCGCCGTACGACGTGGATGCCGCACCTGGTGGCCGAGCGCCGCACGGTGGAGGGCATCGAGGCCGACCCGCGGCTGCTGTTCGAGCACCTGTCGACGAGCAAGATGTACGCCCGCGCGTTCCTGGACCGCCACGAACTCCGCTTCCCGGAGGGCATCCACTACGAGGACCAGCTGTTCTCGGCGCAGGCGTACTGCCTGGCGACGGCGTTCACGATCATTCCGGACCCGGTGTACGTCTGGTACATCGACCCGTTCGCGGCAGCGGCCTCGGCGTCCATCTCCAACCAGCGGCACAAGGTCACGAACGTCCGCGACCGCGTCCACGTCCAGCGCCTGATCGACGACTTCCTGGTGGAGAGCGGGCACGCGGGGCTGCGGGAGGACAAGGACTTCAAGTTCCTCAAGCACGACTTCCGGATGTACGCGGGCGATCTCCCCTACCGGGACGAGGAGTGGCTGAGCGCCTTCGCGGACATCATGAATCCGTACCTGGAGACGCTGTCCGAGGGTGCGTACGCCCGCCTTCCGCGTCCCGAGCGGGTGGTCCTGGAGCTGCTGCGGGAAGGCCGGCTGGAGGAGGTCGGGCTCGCGGCACGCGGGCTCGGGCACGGGGTGGCACCGCGGCAGATCACGGCCGACACGTCGGGAGTGCCCTACTGGGGCGACAGCGTGCCTTCGACGGACCGCGCCCGCCGCGAACTGAACGTGTCCGACCTGGAGTTGGACACGCGCCCGTTCCCGAGCGCGCAGTTCCGCCACGAGATCACGGAGTTGACCCCGGGCGCGGGGGCCTCGGTGACTCTCGCCATCCGCACCTACGACCCGGGGCTGCGCCTGCCCGTCGGCCCGCAGCGGGCCAGCCTGATCGTCTCCCCCGGCAACCGCCGTATGACGGTGCCGTTCCGCCTGGACCCGGTCGGCCCCGGCGTCTTCGAGGGCGAGGTCCGCCTGGACCTGGCCGAGGCCCCGCTCCCCTTGCAGGGCTTCGCGGGCGTACGCCATCCCCTGGTTCGCCTCCAGCAGCAGGGTCTGTCCAACTCCGGCATCCTGCTGGCCCCGCTGTCCTTCCCCACCCTCACGGCCCGCATCGAGTACCGCTCCGGCGCGACCCCGCACGAGCTCACCATCGAACCGGAGGGCCGCAACCCCGGCCGCCTGCAACTCCGCTGGCGTCCGGTGGGAGTGACGGCGCGGGTGATCCGCCCGCTCGTCCAACGAGTCGCCCGCCCCAAGGTCCGCAAGGCGGCCAAGCTGCTGTCGAGCGTGCTGCGGTAA